Proteins co-encoded in one Thamnophis elegans isolate rThaEle1 chromosome 1, rThaEle1.pri, whole genome shotgun sequence genomic window:
- the PROSER1 gene encoding proline and serine-rich protein 1 — translation MDKKAFDTVLDEIRKAVLMEYKLKAIEYVHGYFSSEQIVELLRYFSWAEPQLKAMKALQHKMVSVSAAKVVNILNCFTFSKDKLIALELLASNIIDAQNYRLIEDLFRVNMSEKKRCRRILEQASKAGCKAPHAMISSCGMIPGNPYPKGKPSRINGIFPGSPVKKENEDYSSEGKGIAARILGPSKPAPATYNPHKPIPYPIPPCRPHATIAPSAYNNAGLVPLANVIAPGLPTTPSYTSSTVGTGKAENEELSNQTKSSQSQAFATQMNHLFAPHGSNPAATPTPTPSSVKAISHSSALPSPAVPGISVSNPAFPVFPGQVISSIHPPQPSTPVPTMVKSHSLPAVPATSAHGASTAPLPGSFSGLASVAPQGLSTLCATPAPSEAFASASASAPFANLPFSAASVTAPANNPNSFSSAFAGLPLSLTPNPQGVASSISSTIANSPATSLPCPVNLPNPLLSALKGFLSVNDSSLMNSSALPSTVTAELASLSGLLSQNSEAASSSGSKCYTPTVTSSLQHLSAPGLSIFSGLTCQPGGSSSATSPALSSQSPLTMSSSNLPVSCGSSVGLPHCPSPANPEQHVSSASAAPVLIKTEPTSPTLSGLTIPTPSGGSNHSTSGLGALGHAYSSATSLPCSLTSSLNPALPTLTSPLNSSPSIPSHASSTPVYNALPPFTSLTNSFAFTGNPALTPAGPLLSIPPTTTSAPHLSSSGPGLPPLIATAAAPAPPFSLNLCSAVSSLFSVPQVPLGSCNSSFPPFPVSNTPSVTPALPSFPGLQASSTVAAVAPLPAAATAPSPAPVLPGFASAFSSNFNSALVAQAGLTSGLQAPGNTVFPGLLSLPAIPGLAQSATQSSLQELQHSAAAQSALLQIHSASALENYGSQSEGFSAYPPAAGTSGTPFSVQANLPQTGWQ, via the exons GCTGTTTTGATGGAATACAAATTAAAAGCAATTGAATATGTACATGGATACTTTTCTAGTGAACAG ATTGTTGAGCTTCTGAGGTACTTCTCTTGGGCTGAACCGCAATTAAAAGCTATGAAGGCATTACAGCAT AAAATGGTATCGGTTTCTGCAGCAAAAGTGGTTAATATCCTCAACTGCTTCACTTTTAGCAAAGACAAACTTATTGCACTAGAATTGTTGGCTTC caATATAATTGATGCTCAGAATTATCGTCTTATTGAAGACCTCTTCAGAGTTAATATGTCTGAGAAGAAGAGATGCAGAAGAATTCTTGAGCAG gcTTCCAAAGCAGGATGCAAAGCACCTCATGCTATGATATCTTCCTGCGGCATGATTCCTGGGAACCCTTATCCAAAAGGGAAGCCTAGCCGTATCAATGGAATTTTTCCT GGTTCCCCTGTTAAGAAGGAAAATGAGGATTATTCTAGTGAAGGCAAGGGAATAGCAGCTCGAATTCTTGGACCATCAAAACCA GCTCCAGCAACATACAATCCACACAAACCTATTCCTTATCCGATTCCTCCTTGTCGACCACATGCAACAATTGCACCAA GTGCTTACAACAATGCAGGtcttgttccactggctaatgtCATAGCTCCTGGTTTGCCAACTACACCATCATATACCTCTAGTACTGTAGGAACAGGTAAAGCAG AAAACGAAGAACTTTCCAATCAAACAAAATCTTCCCAAAGTCAAG ctTTTGCCACACAAATGAATCATCTCTTTGCACCTCATGGTTCTAATCCTGCTGCTACTCCAACCCCAACCCCATCATCGGTTAAAGCAATAAGCCACTCATCAGCACTTCCATCTCCAGCTGTGCCAGGGATAAGCGTATCCAATCCTGCCTTTCCTGTCTTCCCTGGGCAGGTTAtctcctccatccatccacctcaacCATCCACTCCCGTTCCTACTATGGTCAAATCTCATTCGCTGCCTGCAGTTCCTGCCACATCTGCTCATGGTGCCAGCACTGCTCCACTTCCTGGCTCTTTTTCTGGACTGGCTTCTGTAGCACCCCAAGGGCTCTCCACGCTGTGCGCCACCCCTGCACCTAGTGAAGCctttgcctctgcctctgcctctgcacCCTTCGCCAACCTTCCTTTTTCTGCAGCGTCTGTCACTGCCCCAGCTAATAATCCTAATTCATTTTCATCTGCTTTTGCTGGCCTGCCTTTGTCCTTGACCCCCAATCCTCAGGGAGTAGCTAGCTCCATTTCATCGACCATTGCCAATTCTCCTGCCACTAGTTTGCCTTGCCCAGTTAATTTACCTAACCCACTTTTATCAGCTTTAAAGGGGTTTCTCTCAGTGAATGATAGCTCATTAATGAATTCAAGTGCTCTGCCTTCGACTGTCACTGCTGAGCTTGCTTCTTTATCTGGTCTTCTCAGTCAGAACTCCGAAGCCGCCTCTTCATCAGGTAGCAAATGTTACACTCCAACTGTTACCTCTTCCCTTCAGCATCTTTCTGCTCCAGGACTCTCCATTTTCTCAGGCCTCACCTGTCAGCCAGGAGGCAGCAGTAGTGCCACTTCTCCGGCGTTGTCATCGCAGTCTCCTTTAACAATGTCATCGTCCAATTTGCCGGTCAGCTGTGGCTCCTCAGTGGGTCTTCCGCATTGTCCAAGCCCTGCCAATCCTGAACAACATGTTTCCTCTGCTTCAGCTGCCCCAGTTTTGATTAAAACTGAACCCACAAGCCCGACTCTTTCAGGCCTCACAATCCCAACCCCTTCTGGGGGGTCCAATCACAGCACTTCAGGCTTGGGAGCCCTTGGGCATGCCTATTCCTCAGCTACTTCGTTACCATGCAGCTTAACTAGTTCCCTCAATCCAGCACTTCCGACTTTGACCTCTCCTCTGAACagttccccatctattccctcCCATGCTTCATCCACTCCGGTATATAATGCACTTCCTCCTTTCACTTCCTTGACCAACAGTTTTGCTTTTACTGGCAATCCAGCGCTTACTCCGGCGGGGCCTCTGTTGTCCATTCCACCGACAACTACTTCTGCCCCACATCTCAGCTCCTCGGGCCCTGGTCTTCCGCCACTCATTGCCACAGCAGCTGCTCCGGCTCCACCATTCTCCCTTAACTTGTGCAGTGCTGTCTCTTCCCTGTTTTCTGTTCCTCAAGTGCCCCTGGGCTCATGCAActcatccttccctcctttccctgtCTCTAACACACCCTCTGTCACTCCtgctctcccttctttccctggGCTCCAGGCATCCTCTACAGTAGCAGCAGTTGCACCCCTGCCAGCAGCTGCCACAGCCCCATCTCCAGCTCCGGTGCTGCCAGGGTTTGCCTCGGCCTTTAGCTCAAACTTCAACTCTGCACTTGTGGCACAGGCTGG CCTGACGTCTGGTCTCCAGGCCCCTGGAAATACAGTTTTTCCAGGACTTCTGTCTCTACCTGCCATCCCTGGACTTGCTCAGAGTGCAACGCAATCTTCCCTCCAGGAACTTCAGCACAGTGCAGCTGCACAGTCAGCATTACTGCag ATACACTCTGCTTCTGCTCTAGAAAACTATGGCTCTCAATCTGAAGGTTTCAGTGCATATCCCCCAGCAGCGGGAACATCTGGAACACCTTTTTCAGTGCAGGCAAATCTTCCCCAGACTGGATGGCAATAA